One segment of Bacillus alkalisoli DNA contains the following:
- the trpE gene encoding anthranilate synthase component I, which yields MLSLTSFLQHSQEYEIIPVFENFLSDRMTPIEIFESLKKEAVYLLESKDDKSAWSNYSFIGLDPMFTIEGSEVISLKDMKGKIIFQSTSLSAIFQALTDIFKIKTVKDLNLPFTGGAVGYIAYDHIQFIDKVPLKKRNRNDHTVQLYICETLLVMDHKKNNTSIIHYVQLSGKETVDQKKLHYEKGKSRLKTLIQQIHQPVNDKKETSSTLDKRSIKKYLPVASSYTKERYCNDVKKIQKYIHQGDIFQCVLSQRFTVKSNIQAFDVYRVLRNTNPSPYLFYIKLKDSELIGSSPERLIQVKNGELEIHPIAGTRRRGNTTEEDEKLKESLLQDEKEAAEHIMLVDLARNDIGRVATYGSVKMTRLREIVYFSEVMHIISVVNGQLDASKSPMDALLATFPAGTVSGAPKVRAMQIIEELEPIARNKYAGAVCYISFDGNIDSCITIRTIEKQHDNFHIQAGAGVVADSIPELEWEETKNKAKALLHAIQMAHNIFSEKGVLAND from the coding sequence ATTTTGAGTTTAACTTCTTTTTTACAACATTCCCAAGAGTATGAGATTATCCCTGTTTTTGAGAACTTTTTATCGGATAGGATGACACCAATAGAAATATTTGAGTCATTAAAAAAAGAGGCTGTTTATTTGTTAGAAAGTAAAGATGACAAATCTGCTTGGTCAAACTATTCATTTATTGGCTTAGATCCTATGTTTACGATTGAAGGGTCAGAAGTCATTTCCTTAAAAGATATGAAAGGAAAGATTATTTTTCAATCGACAAGTCTTTCTGCAATCTTTCAAGCATTAACAGATATTTTTAAAATTAAAACGGTAAAAGATTTGAACCTTCCCTTTACAGGGGGAGCAGTTGGATATATAGCATATGATCATATCCAATTTATAGATAAAGTACCGCTTAAGAAAAGAAACAGAAACGATCACACAGTCCAGTTGTATATATGTGAAACACTCCTTGTAATGGATCATAAGAAGAATAACACTTCGATTATTCACTATGTTCAATTAAGTGGAAAGGAAACTGTTGACCAGAAAAAACTGCATTACGAAAAAGGTAAAAGTAGATTAAAAACGTTGATACAACAAATTCATCAACCGGTTAACGATAAAAAAGAAACATCATCTACGTTAGACAAACGAAGTATAAAAAAATACTTGCCTGTCGCCTCTAGTTATACGAAAGAAAGATATTGTAATGACGTAAAAAAGATTCAAAAGTATATACACCAGGGAGATATCTTTCAATGCGTTTTGTCACAAAGATTTACTGTAAAGTCAAATATACAAGCTTTCGACGTTTACAGGGTGCTACGCAACACAAATCCTTCTCCCTATTTGTTTTATATTAAGTTAAAAGATAGTGAGTTGATAGGTAGTTCACCAGAGCGATTAATTCAAGTGAAAAACGGCGAACTAGAAATTCATCCGATAGCAGGAACTAGAAGACGTGGAAATACGACAGAAGAAGACGAGAAATTGAAGGAAAGCCTTTTACAAGATGAAAAAGAAGCAGCGGAACACATTATGCTGGTAGATTTAGCTCGTAATGATATCGGCCGTGTTGCAACGTATGGATCCGTTAAAATGACTAGGTTAAGAGAAATAGTCTATTTTTCCGAAGTGATGCACATTATCAGTGTAGTCAATGGTCAACTAGACGCATCAAAATCACCGATGGATGCCCTGTTAGCAACTTTTCCAGCGGGTACCGTTTCAGGTGCTCCAAAAGTAAGGGCGATGCAAATAATAGAAGAGTTAGAGCCAATAGCACGCAATAAATATGCAGGAGCTGTATGCTATATAAGTTTTGATGGCAACATCGATTCTTGTATAACAATAAGAACAATAGAAAAACAGCATGATAACTTTCATATACAAGCAGGTGCCGGTGTCGTTGCGGATTCTATTCCAGAGTTAGAGTGGGAAGAGACTAAAAACAAAGCGAAGGCATTGCTTCATGCTATTCAAATGGCACATAATATTTTCTCTGAAAAAGGGGTGTTAGCGAATGATTAA
- the trpD gene encoding anthranilate phosphoribosyltransferase codes for MIKQTIQLLLDGKTLSIDEAEKTMTSIMNGEVTDSQIASILTILRFREEAVEEMIGFTMAMRKKMSRISYQQTNLVDTCGTGGDKASTFNISTAAAIVAASGGATVAKHGNRAFSSNTGSADVLEALRIPIQLDKQAAITRLNEKGMAFLFAPKFHTSMKNVALSRKEIGFRTIFNILGPLANPVACENQVIGVFSIDYARKMAKVLQYLGTNHVMIVSGRDGLDEISISSETDVIEIKDGTINEYIVSPLDFGMELSDIKEIQVKNTQQSASIIEDIFLGKTPESAINIVALNAGAALYVSGVKPTFESGIHFAKSLLQNRVALKKFLSLQEEEGQIYAGKNTGN; via the coding sequence ATGATTAAACAAACAATTCAACTATTACTAGACGGAAAAACTTTATCAATTGATGAAGCAGAAAAAACAATGACATCGATCATGAACGGTGAAGTTACAGATAGTCAAATAGCAAGTATCTTAACCATCCTAAGGTTTAGAGAGGAAGCAGTTGAAGAAATGATTGGCTTTACTATGGCTATGAGGAAAAAAATGAGCCGAATATCCTACCAACAAACAAACTTAGTGGATACATGTGGCACAGGTGGGGATAAAGCATCTACCTTTAATATATCAACAGCTGCAGCTATCGTAGCAGCTAGTGGTGGAGCAACTGTAGCCAAACATGGGAACCGCGCTTTTTCCTCTAATACAGGGAGTGCGGATGTACTAGAAGCACTACGTATTCCGATTCAGTTAGATAAACAAGCTGCCATTACTAGACTAAATGAGAAAGGAATGGCTTTCTTATTTGCACCGAAGTTTCACACTTCTATGAAAAACGTGGCTCTCTCTAGAAAAGAAATCGGATTTCGAACAATCTTTAATATTTTAGGGCCATTAGCTAATCCAGTAGCATGTGAAAATCAAGTTATCGGTGTATTTTCTATCGATTATGCAAGAAAGATGGCAAAAGTATTGCAATATCTTGGTACAAATCATGTAATGATTGTTTCTGGACGTGATGGTTTAGATGAGATAAGTATTTCATCTGAAACGGACGTAATCGAGATAAAAGATGGAACGATTAATGAATATATAGTTTCTCCATTAGACTTTGGGATGGAACTTAGTGATATAAAAGAAATTCAAGTGAAAAATACACAACAAAGTGCATCCATTATAGAAGATATTTTCCTAGGGAAAACTCCTGAGAGTGCTATCAATATTGTTGCATTAAATGCTGGTGCTGCACTATATGTTTCTGGTGTGAAACCAACCTTTGAGTCAGGGATTCATTTTGCGAAATCTCTATTACAAAACAGAGTAGCACTTAAGAAATTTCTTAGTTTACAAGAGGAAGAGGGTCAAATATATGCTGGCAAAAATACTGGAAACTAA
- the trpC gene encoding indole-3-glycerol phosphate synthase TrpC, producing MLAKILETKKIENLQLNSKKINEIHEHREGKSLIHALKHPKRDIALIAEIKKASPSKGVIRADFNPVEIAKQFIEAKVDAISVLTDETYFQGSIDYIKLVKEVVDVPVLRKDFIISEAQVIQSVEYGADALLLIAEALEVQKLKKLYELATSLGVEVLLEVHSSRKLLEVLDTFNPKIIGINNRDLTTFETSIETTKSVMSLVPASSILVSESGIFTRADLDYVKKYGANAVLVGEAIMKSNDIQEGIEKMFSREVGK from the coding sequence ATGCTGGCAAAAATACTGGAAACTAAAAAAATCGAAAACTTACAACTAAACTCTAAAAAAATAAATGAAATACACGAACATAGAGAAGGTAAGTCGCTCATTCATGCACTAAAACATCCCAAAAGAGACATTGCCTTAATCGCTGAAATAAAAAAGGCTTCACCGTCTAAAGGAGTTATTCGTGCCGATTTCAATCCTGTAGAAATTGCAAAGCAGTTTATAGAAGCAAAGGTGGACGCTATCTCGGTTTTAACAGATGAGACATACTTTCAAGGATCAATCGACTATATCAAATTAGTGAAAGAAGTTGTAGATGTTCCTGTTCTTCGAAAAGATTTTATTATAAGTGAAGCACAAGTTATTCAAAGTGTAGAGTATGGAGCGGATGCATTATTACTAATAGCGGAAGCATTAGAGGTGCAAAAACTAAAGAAACTATATGAATTAGCTACTTCCTTAGGAGTGGAAGTGTTACTAGAAGTGCATAGTAGTAGAAAACTTTTAGAAGTTTTAGATACTTTCAATCCAAAAATCATAGGCATAAATAACAGAGATCTCACGACATTTGAGACTTCCATAGAAACGACAAAAAGCGTTATGTCTCTCGTACCTGCATCCTCTATTTTAGTTAGTGAAAGTGGAATATTTACAAGGGCAGATTTAGATTATGTGAAAAAATATGGAGCTAATGCAGTTTTAGTAGGGGAAGCTATTATGAAATCCAATGATATTCAAGAAGGAATAGAAAAGATGTTTAGTAGAGAAGTAGGCAAATGA
- the trpB gene encoding tryptophan synthase subunit beta has protein sequence MINSTDRKPDFFGRFGEFGGKYVPETLMAPLEEIEKGLNDALKDPNFLDELLFHLQEFSGRPTALTFAKNLTEKLGGAKIYFKREDLNHTGAHKINNAIAQALLAKKLGKKKIIAETGAGQHGVAAATVAAKFGLSCKVFMGEEDINRQQLNVFRMKLLGAEVIPVHSGSKTLKDATNEAIRYWVQHCEDHFYMIGSVVGPHPYPYMVREFQKVIGEETKKQFLQREGMLPTQIVACVGGGSNAIGMFHAFIEDEVELIGVEAAGKGTNTPYHAATLTKGTKGIIHGSFTYILQDNYGQIQEPYSISAGLDYPGIGPEHAFLKDNKRVAYESVTDEEALQALVIVSQTEGIVPAIETSHALALAMKNASYMSEKDSIVVCLSGRGDKDVQSLLPVLEERYL, from the coding sequence ATGATAAATTCTACAGACCGCAAACCGGATTTTTTTGGCAGATTTGGTGAATTTGGAGGAAAATATGTACCAGAAACGTTAATGGCTCCTTTAGAAGAAATAGAAAAAGGGTTAAACGATGCATTAAAAGATCCGAACTTCTTAGACGAACTTCTTTTTCATTTGCAAGAATTCTCTGGAAGACCGACTGCGTTAACATTCGCTAAAAACCTAACAGAAAAACTTGGTGGAGCAAAAATTTACTTCAAACGAGAGGATCTTAACCATACTGGCGCACATAAAATTAACAATGCAATTGCTCAAGCTCTATTAGCAAAAAAGCTCGGGAAGAAAAAAATAATTGCAGAAACAGGTGCTGGACAGCATGGTGTAGCAGCAGCAACTGTTGCTGCAAAGTTTGGACTCTCATGCAAAGTTTTTATGGGAGAAGAAGATATTAATAGGCAACAACTAAATGTTTTTCGAATGAAGCTATTAGGGGCAGAAGTAATCCCTGTTCATAGCGGTAGTAAGACGTTAAAAGATGCAACAAATGAAGCGATACGTTACTGGGTTCAACATTGTGAAGATCACTTTTATATGATAGGTTCCGTTGTTGGACCTCATCCTTATCCTTATATGGTAAGAGAGTTTCAAAAAGTGATCGGAGAAGAGACGAAAAAACAATTTCTTCAAAGAGAAGGAATGTTGCCAACACAAATAGTTGCTTGTGTTGGTGGTGGAAGTAACGCTATTGGGATGTTTCATGCTTTCATAGAGGATGAAGTTGAATTAATTGGAGTAGAAGCAGCTGGTAAAGGTACAAATACCCCTTATCATGCCGCTACTTTAACTAAAGGAACGAAAGGGATTATTCACGGTTCTTTTACTTATATACTACAAGATAATTACGGACAAATACAAGAGCCATATAGCATCTCTGCTGGATTAGACTATCCTGGAATAGGACCAGAACATGCTTTCTTAAAAGATAATAAACGCGTTGCGTACGAAAGTGTTACGGATGAAGAAGCACTGCAGGCTTTAGTTATTGTTTCTCAAACAGAAGGAATTGTCCCAGCCATAGAAACATCACATGCTCTAGCCTTAGCAATGAAAAACGCATCCTATATGAGTGAAAAAGATAGTATCGTAGTTTGCTTGTCTGGACGAGGAGACAAAGATGTACAGTCATTATTACCAGTTTTAGAAGAGAGGTATTTATAA
- the trpA gene encoding tryptophan synthase subunit alpha yields the protein MNNLPSDNKLFIPFIMAGDPNPSFTIKLALTLQEVGASILELGVPYSDPLADGPVIQRASSRAIKNEMNIVRAIELAGEMRLNGLKIPIIIFTYLNPVLQLGYKSFCALAKQNGVDGLLIPDLPLEESTECRSICTDYGLELISLVAPTSKERIEKIATRATGFLYCVSSVGVTGERSELNSNIEAFVKQAQEFSNVPVAVGFGISNKNQVEYVSSICDGVIIGSAIVRMVEELLDTIKQDEAVALLQIKQRIKEIISPILNERRMC from the coding sequence ATGAATAATTTACCGTCAGATAACAAACTATTCATTCCATTTATTATGGCTGGAGATCCGAATCCTTCTTTTACAATAAAATTAGCGCTTACTCTTCAAGAAGTGGGAGCATCTATACTAGAGCTTGGTGTCCCATATTCAGACCCACTTGCGGATGGACCAGTTATTCAAAGAGCATCTAGTCGAGCAATAAAAAATGAAATGAATATTGTAAGAGCAATAGAACTTGCAGGTGAAATGCGCTTAAACGGTTTGAAAATACCAATAATTATCTTTACGTACTTAAATCCTGTGTTACAATTAGGATACAAATCCTTTTGTGCTTTAGCGAAGCAAAATGGTGTAGATGGACTACTCATTCCTGACCTTCCTTTAGAAGAAAGTACAGAGTGTAGAAGTATATGTACCGACTATGGATTAGAGCTAATATCACTAGTTGCACCAACTTCCAAAGAGCGAATAGAAAAAATTGCAACACGTGCAACAGGATTCTTATATTGTGTTTCTTCTGTAGGAGTAACTGGAGAACGGTCAGAGCTAAATTCGAATATAGAAGCATTTGTGAAACAAGCACAAGAGTTTAGCAACGTACCAGTTGCAGTAGGTTTTGGCATATCTAATAAAAATCAAGTCGAATATGTTAGCTCAATATGCGATGGTGTCATAATTGGTAGTGCCATTGTGAGAATGGTAGAAGAGCTATTAGACACGATAAAACAAGACGAAGCAGTTGCTCTATTACAGATAAAACAACGCATAAAAGAAATCATTTCTCCTATTTTAAATGAAAGACGGATGTGTTAG
- the hisC gene encoding histidinol-phosphate transaminase, with translation MKIKEQLHTLTPYQPGKSMDEVKRELGLEKITKLASNENPFGCSEQVKIAVTKQIEKASTYPDGYATDLRKKLSNHLQIGEKQLIFGNGSDEVIQMVCRSLLYSGKNTVMATPTFPQYKHNATIEGAEVREIPLDNEGNHDLIAMLNAIDENTAVVWLCSPNNPTGTYISNEQLEAFINQVPSTTLVVIDEAYCEYATASDYPNTIKLLTSYKNVLITRTFSKVYGLASFRIGYGISTEDFIKKIEPVREPFNGNSFAQVAATAAIGDQLFIKNCVQKNKEGLSQYYTFCNENNLNYYPSEGNFILIDVEEDSDVVFQYLLQHGYIVRSGKALGFPTHLRITVGTHNQNEEIITILSDYIRQTEGNAKYYA, from the coding sequence ATGAAGATAAAAGAGCAGCTACACACGTTAACTCCATACCAACCTGGTAAATCGATGGATGAAGTTAAGAGGGAATTGGGATTAGAAAAAATAACAAAGCTGGCATCCAATGAGAATCCGTTTGGATGCTCCGAGCAAGTTAAAATTGCTGTTACAAAACAAATAGAAAAGGCCTCCACATATCCAGACGGGTATGCGACAGACTTAAGAAAAAAACTATCAAACCACCTTCAAATTGGCGAAAAGCAACTTATATTTGGTAATGGTTCAGATGAAGTCATTCAAATGGTATGTAGAAGTCTCTTATACTCTGGTAAAAATACTGTTATGGCAACGCCAACTTTTCCTCAATATAAACATAACGCTACCATTGAAGGAGCAGAAGTACGTGAAATACCACTGGACAATGAAGGAAATCATGATTTAATAGCAATGTTAAATGCCATAGACGAAAACACAGCAGTTGTTTGGTTATGCAGCCCAAATAACCCAACTGGAACATACATTTCAAATGAACAGCTTGAAGCTTTCATTAATCAAGTACCTAGTACTACGTTAGTTGTCATAGATGAAGCATATTGTGAGTATGCCACTGCAAGCGACTATCCTAATACAATCAAACTATTAACTTCATATAAAAATGTATTGATAACTAGAACGTTTTCCAAAGTATATGGTCTTGCTAGCTTCCGAATTGGTTACGGTATTAGTACGGAAGATTTTATTAAGAAAATAGAACCAGTAAGAGAACCGTTCAATGGTAACTCTTTTGCCCAAGTTGCTGCTACAGCAGCCATTGGCGACCAACTATTTATAAAAAATTGCGTACAAAAAAACAAAGAAGGTTTATCTCAGTATTATACTTTTTGTAACGAAAATAACCTAAACTATTATCCATCCGAAGGCAACTTTATTCTAATTGATGTGGAAGAAGATAGCGATGTTGTATTTCAATACTTATTACAACACGGCTATATTGTTCGATCAGGTAAAGCGTTAGGTTTTCCAACACACTTACGCATAACTGTAGGTACACATAATCAAAACGAAGAAATCATTACTATCTTATCAGATTATATAAGACAAACAGAAGGAAATGCTAAATACTATGCCTAA
- a CDS encoding prephenate dehydrogenase, whose amino-acid sequence MKNVLLIGLGLIGGSVALAIKNKNPELNIIGFDIDKQTMNVAQALKVIDEQAICYMSAAKKCDLVIIAVPVEKTIEVMENLSKVKYKKPITITDVGSTKKKIVEYANAKFSNEFITFIGGHPMAGSHKSGVTAAKTLLFENAYYILTPTNHTQPEKVEQLKEALSGTRAKFVIMEADEHDTVAGVISHFPHIIAASLVHQAEHYEQSFPYVNRLAAGGFRDITRIASSSPTMWKDILLQNKETLLSIMDNWIHHMANVKDSIQKGDETSLYTFFEVAKKYRDGLPLKEKGAIPSYYDLFIDVPDSPGVISEITGHLADERISITNIRIIETRTEVYGVLTISFQTEEDREKAADCIKNKTTYDTYIL is encoded by the coding sequence ATGAAAAATGTATTACTTATAGGCCTCGGCTTAATTGGAGGATCCGTTGCACTAGCGATAAAAAATAAAAACCCAGAATTAAACATTATCGGTTTTGACATAGACAAACAAACAATGAATGTAGCCCAAGCGCTCAAAGTAATAGATGAACAAGCAATATGTTATATGTCAGCTGCCAAAAAATGTGACCTTGTTATCATTGCCGTCCCTGTAGAAAAAACGATCGAGGTAATGGAAAATCTGTCCAAAGTTAAATACAAAAAACCTATTACGATAACAGACGTAGGTAGTACGAAAAAGAAGATTGTTGAATATGCTAACGCGAAATTCTCGAATGAATTTATAACGTTTATCGGAGGCCATCCGATGGCTGGTTCTCATAAAAGTGGTGTAACTGCTGCCAAAACATTATTATTTGAGAATGCCTATTACATACTAACTCCTACTAACCATACACAACCGGAAAAAGTGGAACAGTTAAAAGAAGCATTAAGTGGTACCCGAGCTAAGTTTGTTATAATGGAAGCGGATGAACACGATACTGTTGCAGGTGTTATAAGTCACTTTCCACATATTATAGCTGCAAGTCTTGTTCATCAAGCGGAGCACTATGAACAATCATTTCCTTATGTGAATCGATTAGCCGCTGGAGGATTCAGAGACATTACCCGTATTGCTTCAAGTAGTCCTACAATGTGGAAAGATATCTTATTACAAAACAAAGAGACGCTATTATCTATTATGGATAATTGGATACATCATATGGCCAATGTAAAAGATTCCATACAAAAAGGAGATGAAACGTCTCTATACACGTTCTTTGAAGTTGCCAAAAAATATCGAGATGGGTTACCTTTAAAAGAGAAAGGTGCTATTCCCTCTTATTACGACCTATTTATTGACGTTCCAGATAGCCCAGGGGTCATTTCCGAAATTACAGGTCATTTAGCAGATGAAAGAATTAGTATTACGAATATCCGCATTATTGAAACTCGTACGGAAGTGTATGGAGTATTAACAATTAGCTTCCAAACAGAAGAAGACCGAGAAAAAGCAGCGGATTGTATCAAAAATAAGACAACTTACGATACATATATTTTATAG
- the aroA gene encoding 3-phosphoshikimate 1-carboxyvinyltransferase encodes MNKKLTSNVTIGLIGDIQVPGDKSISHRSVMFSSIANGKTTIENFLDGEDCLSTINCFRNLGVTIEQAGTSVTVYGNGLEGLQEPKAILDVGNSGTTARLMMGVLAGRPFHSVVVGDDSIAKRPMKRVTNPLRELGAHITGREDANYTPITINGGELQGINYSSPIASAQVKSAILLAGLQAEGVTTVQEPYKSRDHTERMLRAFGCTVEEDGNTVILEGKQRLRGGMHITVPGDISSAAFFLVAGLVVPNSKITLKKVGMNPTRTGIIEAIERMGGHITITNLREDVAEPYADITVMSSSLKGIEISGSLIPRLIDEIPIIALLATCAEGTTIIKDAEELKVKETNRIDTVVQELSKMGANIEATVDGMIITGKTTLHGATVSSYGDHRIGMMLAIASLIADGEVHLENSEAINVSYPTFFEHLSLLMEKN; translated from the coding sequence GTGAATAAGAAACTTACTTCTAACGTAACAATAGGATTAATTGGTGATATTCAAGTTCCTGGCGATAAATCCATTTCACATCGTTCTGTCATGTTTAGTTCTATCGCAAACGGCAAAACGACCATTGAAAACTTTCTAGATGGCGAGGACTGTTTAAGTACGATAAACTGCTTTCGAAACCTAGGAGTGACAATCGAGCAAGCAGGCACAAGTGTTACTGTGTATGGGAACGGACTAGAAGGGTTACAAGAGCCAAAAGCAATACTAGATGTTGGGAACTCTGGTACGACGGCGAGATTAATGATGGGTGTATTAGCAGGAAGACCGTTTCACTCTGTTGTAGTTGGTGATGATTCTATCGCCAAACGACCTATGAAAAGAGTAACGAACCCATTGAGAGAACTTGGTGCCCATATTACAGGTAGAGAAGATGCTAACTATACACCGATTACGATCAATGGTGGGGAACTACAAGGTATAAATTATTCCTCGCCGATTGCTTCTGCCCAAGTAAAATCAGCTATTCTTTTAGCTGGATTGCAAGCAGAAGGAGTTACAACCGTGCAAGAACCATATAAATCTAGAGACCATACGGAGAGAATGTTGCGGGCGTTTGGCTGTACGGTGGAAGAAGACGGAAATACGGTTATATTGGAAGGGAAGCAACGTCTACGAGGCGGTATGCATATCACCGTTCCAGGAGATATCTCGTCGGCAGCATTTTTTCTAGTGGCAGGTCTGGTCGTGCCAAATAGTAAAATCACGCTGAAAAAAGTGGGGATGAATCCTACACGTACAGGTATAATCGAAGCGATTGAACGTATGGGAGGACACATTACTATCACTAACTTGCGTGAAGATGTAGCAGAGCCATATGCCGATATAACGGTAATGTCATCGAGTTTAAAAGGGATAGAAATTAGCGGAAGCCTCATCCCAAGATTAATTGACGAGATTCCAATAATTGCGCTACTTGCAACATGTGCAGAGGGAACGACTATTATTAAAGACGCAGAAGAATTAAAAGTGAAAGAAACGAATAGAATCGATACGGTTGTTCAAGAATTAAGCAAAATGGGTGCAAACATTGAAGCAACCGTGGATGGAATGATTATTACAGGGAAAACAACACTACACGGCGCAACCGTTTCCAGCTATGGCGACCATCGTATCGGAATGATGCTTGCAATTGCATCACTAATCGCAGACGGGGAAGTACACTTAGAAAACAGCGAAGCCATTAATGTTTCCTACCCTACATTTTTTGAACACTTATCCTTGTTGATGGAAAAAAACTAA
- a CDS encoding tetratricopeptide repeat protein produces the protein MTNKVLDKAIHLIMEGNSEEGLALIKENQSSFTDDEKYNIAQYYMQLGLVNEAKSVLMELLYLYPNESELIVSLAEVHIDLDEEDDAIELLENLDAKDEAYPQSLMLLADLYQSQGLFEVSERKLLEAKTILQNEPIIDIALGELYLSQGDYRRALPLFQGAKDSSEIVEFPLDVRIAECYSGTGNFEEALPFYDKALQKELNIDTLFQYGFTAFQAGYYKTAIEKLNEVKQIDFEYASLYLYLAKAYEHEGALEDSLRTAKEGLGVNEYNKELQLYAAKMALKLNHVEEAERLLREAIALDPGYVEAATTLTKLFLQVERFEDVVECIQELEKFGEYDPRFDWDLARAKEGLEQYSDALNHYRQAYTSYKDDISFLHDYAFFLYEEGRLQEAKPLFETLLQHDPTNTELLDIYARMND, from the coding sequence GTGACAAACAAAGTGTTAGATAAAGCTATCCATCTAATTATGGAAGGGAATAGCGAAGAAGGCCTTGCATTAATTAAAGAAAATCAATCATCTTTTACAGATGATGAAAAATATAATATTGCCCAGTATTACATGCAGCTTGGACTTGTGAACGAAGCGAAAAGTGTTTTAATGGAGCTGCTTTACCTCTATCCAAATGAAAGTGAGCTAATCGTGTCACTTGCAGAGGTTCACATCGACCTTGATGAAGAAGATGATGCCATTGAATTACTAGAAAATTTGGATGCAAAAGATGAGGCATACCCACAAAGCTTAATGTTACTTGCAGACCTTTATCAGTCACAAGGGTTGTTTGAAGTTAGTGAAAGAAAACTTTTAGAAGCAAAAACAATACTACAAAATGAACCGATTATCGACATCGCTCTCGGTGAATTGTACTTATCGCAAGGAGATTATAGACGAGCATTGCCATTGTTCCAAGGGGCAAAAGACTCTTCTGAAATCGTAGAATTTCCTTTAGATGTAAGGATTGCGGAGTGTTATAGTGGTACTGGAAACTTTGAAGAAGCACTGCCTTTTTACGACAAAGCACTGCAAAAAGAGTTGAACATTGACACACTGTTTCAGTATGGCTTTACGGCCTTTCAAGCAGGATATTATAAAACGGCTATCGAAAAACTAAACGAGGTAAAACAAATTGATTTTGAATATGCTTCGTTATACCTTTACTTAGCAAAAGCTTATGAACATGAAGGCGCATTAGAAGATAGCTTACGTACGGCAAAAGAAGGGTTAGGGGTTAACGAATATAATAAAGAACTACAACTTTATGCTGCGAAAATGGCATTAAAATTAAATCATGTGGAAGAAGCGGAACGACTTTTACGAGAAGCAATTGCCTTAGATCCTGGCTACGTCGAAGCAGCAACCACACTTACTAAATTGTTTTTACAAGTAGAAAGATTTGAAGATGTTGTAGAGTGTATTCAAGAGCTTGAAAAGTTTGGAGAATATGACCCTCGATTTGATTGGGATTTAGCACGTGCAAAAGAAGGATTAGAGCAATATTCTGATGCATTAAATCACTACCGTCAAGCATATACTTCTTATAAAGATGACATAAGCTTCCTTCATGATTATGCATTTTTCCTTTATGAAGAAGGTAGATTACAAGAAGCAAAGCCTTTATTTGAAACGTTATTACAACACGACCCTACAAATACAGAACTATTAGACATTTATGCAAGGATGAACGATTAG
- a CDS encoding ReoY family proteolytic degradation factor — MATPVSVNEKKDFIRWFLGNYQLKRRECVWILNYLMSHDQLMKKVHFVEQAQFCPRGIVMSTHCVEEVPFRFYKQNVMTTDAEKSFHDIRLNRDEDIYIQLNFKSVYHSPQYAAVLEDNPFMPKNNQSNEKDRILAEKFLEQSIFTFQKEKLMKMIDEALDKQDKTAFKSLTEHLRRLN; from the coding sequence ATGGCTACCCCTGTTTCTGTCAACGAGAAGAAGGACTTCATTCGGTGGTTTTTAGGCAATTATCAGCTAAAAAGAAGAGAATGTGTATGGATTTTAAATTATTTAATGAGTCATGATCAATTAATGAAAAAAGTGCATTTCGTCGAACAGGCGCAATTTTGTCCTAGAGGGATTGTCATGTCTACTCATTGTGTCGAAGAAGTTCCGTTTCGCTTTTATAAACAAAATGTCATGACGACAGATGCAGAGAAATCATTCCATGATATTCGCCTTAATAGAGATGAAGATATCTACATTCAACTTAACTTCAAATCTGTTTATCACTCCCCGCAATATGCGGCTGTATTAGAAGATAATCCTTTCATGCCAAAAAATAATCAAAGTAACGAAAAAGACCGTATTCTGGCAGAAAAGTTTTTAGAGCAATCCATCTTCACTTTCCAAAAAGAAAAACTAATGAAAATGATCGATGAGGCGTTAGACAAACAAGATAAAACGGCATTTAAATCTCTAACAGAGCACTTGCGAAGATTAAATTAA